A genomic region of Glycine max cultivar Williams 82 chromosome 15, Glycine_max_v4.0, whole genome shotgun sequence contains the following coding sequences:
- the LOC121173525 gene encoding uncharacterized mitochondrial protein AtMg00810-like, with product MAWITMRFSLQLQDLKLLGSLWQLLATETDDLLVTGSSKEDIRVFKGRIMEEFEMSDLGELSYFLGIEFVSTSKGIFMHQKKYAEDILKRFNMMECNSVITPTETGIKLQIDGDEKEVDPTLYKQIFMEKPKTPHFLAAKRILRYVKGTLDLGILYPYSQKNIEGEVFGYSDSDWCGDKDDRKSTTGYVFKFGTSPISWCSKKQSVVALSTCEAEYIVAAMAACQAPMARSFNGRTKLEKLQSYKVVDG from the exons ATGGCTTGGATTACAATGAGGTTTTCGCTCCAGTTGCAAGACTTGAAACTGTTAGGCTCATTGTGGCAGCTGCTAGCAACAGAAACTG ATGATTTGCTAGTGACTGGCAGTAGTAAAGAAGATATAAGAGTGTTCAAAGGAAGAATAATGGAAGAATTTGAGATGTCTGATCTTGGTGAACTATCATACTTCCTGGGTATTGAATTTGTTTCTACCAGTAAAGggattttcatgcatcaaaagaaGTATGCAGAAGACATTCTAAAGAGGTTCAATATGATGGAGTGCAATTCTGTTATCACACCAACTGAAACTGGAATTAAGCTGCAAATAGATGGGGATGAGAAAGAAGTTGATCCTACCTTGTACAAGCAAATT TTTATGGAGAAACCAAAGACACCTCACTTCTTGGCAGCAAAGAGGATTCTGAGGTATGTGAAAGGAACATTGGATCTTGGCATTTTATATCCTTACAGTCAGAAGAATATAGAAGGAGAAGTGTTTGGTTATAGTGATTCAGATTGGTGTGGTGATAAGGATGATAGGAAAAGCACTACTGGTtatgttttcaaatttggaaCATCACCAATCTCTTGGTGCTCAAAGAAGCAGAGTGTAGTTGCTTTGTCAACATGTGAAGCAGAATATATTGTTGCTGCTATGGCAGCCTGTCAAGCTCCTATGGCTAGAAGCTTTAATGGAAGAACTAAACTTGAGAAATTGCAGTCCTATAAGGTTGTTGATGGATAA
- the LOC100799624 gene encoding cold-responsive protein kinase 1 isoform X1: MPLRVLQAEATSPSNESHAPQHKSGSSLFYILGGLVVLAIVLIFLYVVWKRIKRPAQTMTVASKEHQEFGKHNESAEVMKMIFSSNQQSGSKEFFSGNLRTISCFDYQTLKKATENFHPDNLLGSGGFGPVYQGKLVDGRLVAVKKLALNKSQQGEKEFLVEVRTITSIQHKNLVRLLGCCVDGPQRLLVYEYMKNRSLDLFIHGNSDQFLNWSTRFQIILGVARGLQYLHEDSHQRIVHRDIKASNILLDDKFHPRIGDFGLARFFPEDQAYLSTQFAGTLGYTAPEYAIRGELSEKADIYSFGVLVLEIICCRKNTEHTLPSEMQYLPEYAWKLYENARILDIVDPKLREHGFVEKDVMQANHVAFLCLQPHAHLRPPMSEIVALLTFKIEMVTTPMRPAFLDRRPRKGDENHPLEALSQGFTSPIYLKASD, translated from the exons ATGCCTCTCCGAGTACTCCAAG CAGAGGCTACTTCACCCTCTAATGAGTCACATGCACCACAGCATAAATCCGGATCATCATTGTTTTACATCCTCGGAGGACTAGTTGTGCTCGCCATAGTGTTGATTTTTTTGTATGTAGTTTGGAAGCGAATTAAACGGCCAGCACAGACGATGACAGTTGCAAGTAAAGAGCATCAAG AGTTTGGGAAACATAATGAATCGGCAGAGGTGATGAAGATGATATTTTCATCTAATCAACAGTCAG GGTCCAAGGAGTTCTTTAGTGGGAACCTTCGGACTATTAGCTGCTTTGACTACCAGACATTGAAGAAAGCAACCGAGAATTTCCATCCTGATAATCTTCTTGGAAGTGGTGGATTTGGACCTGTTTACCag GGAAAGTTGGTAGATGGAAGGCTAGTTGCTGTCAAAAAATTGGCTCTCAACAAATCCCAACAGGGAGAAAAAGAATTTCTGGTAGAGGTGAGAACAATCACTAGTATCCAACACAAAAATCTGGTTCGCCTTCTCGGATGCTGCGTAGATGGGCCTCAAAGGTTACTTGTCTATGAATACATGAAGAACAGAAGTTTGGACCTCTTCATACATG GAAACAGTGATCAATTTCTGAATTGGAGCACTAGGTTCCAAATTATTCTGGGAGTAGCGCGAGGACTACAATACCTTCATGAGGATTCACACCAAAGAATTGTTCATCGAGACATCAAAGCCAGCAACATTCTTCTTGATGATAAGTTTCACCCAAGGATTGGAGACTTTGGGCTAGCAAGATTTTTCCCTGAAGACCAAGCTTATCTTAGCACGCAGTTCGCTGGAACTTT AGGTTATACAGCTCCTGAATATGCTATTAGAGGAGAATTGTCAGAAAAGGCAGATATCTATAGTTTTGGAGTTCTTGTGCTTGAAATAATTTGTTGCAGGAAAAACACAGAGCATACTTTGCCATCAGAAATGCAGTACCTCCCAGAATAT GCATGGAAACTGTACGAGAATGCAAGGATATTGGACATTGTAGATCCAAAGCTGCGAGAACATGGATTCGTAGAAAAGGATGTTATGCAAGCAAACCATGTTGCTTTCTTATGTCTTCAGCCTCATGCACATTTGAGACCTCCCATGTCAGAGATCGTGGCATTGTTGACATTCAAAATTGAAATGGTTACAACACCAATGAGGCCAGCCTTCCTCGATCGAAGGCCGAGAAAGGGTGATGAAAACCACCCTTTGGAGGCATTATCCCAGGGTTTCACATCTCCCATATATCTAAAAGCATCTGATTGA
- the LOC100799624 gene encoding cold-responsive protein kinase 1 isoform X2, translating to MPLRVLQEATSPSNESHAPQHKSGSSLFYILGGLVVLAIVLIFLYVVWKRIKRPAQTMTVASKEHQEFGKHNESAEVMKMIFSSNQQSGSKEFFSGNLRTISCFDYQTLKKATENFHPDNLLGSGGFGPVYQGKLVDGRLVAVKKLALNKSQQGEKEFLVEVRTITSIQHKNLVRLLGCCVDGPQRLLVYEYMKNRSLDLFIHGNSDQFLNWSTRFQIILGVARGLQYLHEDSHQRIVHRDIKASNILLDDKFHPRIGDFGLARFFPEDQAYLSTQFAGTLGYTAPEYAIRGELSEKADIYSFGVLVLEIICCRKNTEHTLPSEMQYLPEYAWKLYENARILDIVDPKLREHGFVEKDVMQANHVAFLCLQPHAHLRPPMSEIVALLTFKIEMVTTPMRPAFLDRRPRKGDENHPLEALSQGFTSPIYLKASD from the exons ATGCCTCTCCGAGTACTCCAAG AGGCTACTTCACCCTCTAATGAGTCACATGCACCACAGCATAAATCCGGATCATCATTGTTTTACATCCTCGGAGGACTAGTTGTGCTCGCCATAGTGTTGATTTTTTTGTATGTAGTTTGGAAGCGAATTAAACGGCCAGCACAGACGATGACAGTTGCAAGTAAAGAGCATCAAG AGTTTGGGAAACATAATGAATCGGCAGAGGTGATGAAGATGATATTTTCATCTAATCAACAGTCAG GGTCCAAGGAGTTCTTTAGTGGGAACCTTCGGACTATTAGCTGCTTTGACTACCAGACATTGAAGAAAGCAACCGAGAATTTCCATCCTGATAATCTTCTTGGAAGTGGTGGATTTGGACCTGTTTACCag GGAAAGTTGGTAGATGGAAGGCTAGTTGCTGTCAAAAAATTGGCTCTCAACAAATCCCAACAGGGAGAAAAAGAATTTCTGGTAGAGGTGAGAACAATCACTAGTATCCAACACAAAAATCTGGTTCGCCTTCTCGGATGCTGCGTAGATGGGCCTCAAAGGTTACTTGTCTATGAATACATGAAGAACAGAAGTTTGGACCTCTTCATACATG GAAACAGTGATCAATTTCTGAATTGGAGCACTAGGTTCCAAATTATTCTGGGAGTAGCGCGAGGACTACAATACCTTCATGAGGATTCACACCAAAGAATTGTTCATCGAGACATCAAAGCCAGCAACATTCTTCTTGATGATAAGTTTCACCCAAGGATTGGAGACTTTGGGCTAGCAAGATTTTTCCCTGAAGACCAAGCTTATCTTAGCACGCAGTTCGCTGGAACTTT AGGTTATACAGCTCCTGAATATGCTATTAGAGGAGAATTGTCAGAAAAGGCAGATATCTATAGTTTTGGAGTTCTTGTGCTTGAAATAATTTGTTGCAGGAAAAACACAGAGCATACTTTGCCATCAGAAATGCAGTACCTCCCAGAATAT GCATGGAAACTGTACGAGAATGCAAGGATATTGGACATTGTAGATCCAAAGCTGCGAGAACATGGATTCGTAGAAAAGGATGTTATGCAAGCAAACCATGTTGCTTTCTTATGTCTTCAGCCTCATGCACATTTGAGACCTCCCATGTCAGAGATCGTGGCATTGTTGACATTCAAAATTGAAATGGTTACAACACCAATGAGGCCAGCCTTCCTCGATCGAAGGCCGAGAAAGGGTGATGAAAACCACCCTTTGGAGGCATTATCCCAGGGTTTCACATCTCCCATATATCTAAAAGCATCTGATTGA
- the LOC100799624 gene encoding probable LRR receptor-like serine/threonine-protein kinase At1g56140 isoform X3 — MTVASKEHQEFGKHNESAEVMKMIFSSNQQSGSKEFFSGNLRTISCFDYQTLKKATENFHPDNLLGSGGFGPVYQGKLVDGRLVAVKKLALNKSQQGEKEFLVEVRTITSIQHKNLVRLLGCCVDGPQRLLVYEYMKNRSLDLFIHGNSDQFLNWSTRFQIILGVARGLQYLHEDSHQRIVHRDIKASNILLDDKFHPRIGDFGLARFFPEDQAYLSTQFAGTLGYTAPEYAIRGELSEKADIYSFGVLVLEIICCRKNTEHTLPSEMQYLPEYAWKLYENARILDIVDPKLREHGFVEKDVMQANHVAFLCLQPHAHLRPPMSEIVALLTFKIEMVTTPMRPAFLDRRPRKGDENHPLEALSQGFTSPIYLKASD, encoded by the exons ATGACAGTTGCAAGTAAAGAGCATCAAG AGTTTGGGAAACATAATGAATCGGCAGAGGTGATGAAGATGATATTTTCATCTAATCAACAGTCAG GGTCCAAGGAGTTCTTTAGTGGGAACCTTCGGACTATTAGCTGCTTTGACTACCAGACATTGAAGAAAGCAACCGAGAATTTCCATCCTGATAATCTTCTTGGAAGTGGTGGATTTGGACCTGTTTACCag GGAAAGTTGGTAGATGGAAGGCTAGTTGCTGTCAAAAAATTGGCTCTCAACAAATCCCAACAGGGAGAAAAAGAATTTCTGGTAGAGGTGAGAACAATCACTAGTATCCAACACAAAAATCTGGTTCGCCTTCTCGGATGCTGCGTAGATGGGCCTCAAAGGTTACTTGTCTATGAATACATGAAGAACAGAAGTTTGGACCTCTTCATACATG GAAACAGTGATCAATTTCTGAATTGGAGCACTAGGTTCCAAATTATTCTGGGAGTAGCGCGAGGACTACAATACCTTCATGAGGATTCACACCAAAGAATTGTTCATCGAGACATCAAAGCCAGCAACATTCTTCTTGATGATAAGTTTCACCCAAGGATTGGAGACTTTGGGCTAGCAAGATTTTTCCCTGAAGACCAAGCTTATCTTAGCACGCAGTTCGCTGGAACTTT AGGTTATACAGCTCCTGAATATGCTATTAGAGGAGAATTGTCAGAAAAGGCAGATATCTATAGTTTTGGAGTTCTTGTGCTTGAAATAATTTGTTGCAGGAAAAACACAGAGCATACTTTGCCATCAGAAATGCAGTACCTCCCAGAATAT GCATGGAAACTGTACGAGAATGCAAGGATATTGGACATTGTAGATCCAAAGCTGCGAGAACATGGATTCGTAGAAAAGGATGTTATGCAAGCAAACCATGTTGCTTTCTTATGTCTTCAGCCTCATGCACATTTGAGACCTCCCATGTCAGAGATCGTGGCATTGTTGACATTCAAAATTGAAATGGTTACAACACCAATGAGGCCAGCCTTCCTCGATCGAAGGCCGAGAAAGGGTGATGAAAACCACCCTTTGGAGGCATTATCCCAGGGTTTCACATCTCCCATATATCTAAAAGCATCTGATTGA